From Desulfovibrio legallii, one genomic window encodes:
- a CDS encoding 2-isopropylmalate synthase, which produces MNNRVYFFDTTLRDGEQSPGATMNLQEKLRLAHQLEVLGVDVMEAGFPASSPGDFASVQRIAAQAGDIQVAGLARCVANDIDRCWEAVKVARHPRIHVFLSTSPLHMRYKLRKDPEDVLRMAVEGVKRCAALTDNVEFSCEDFSRSEGEFVCRVVEAVINAGATTINLPDTVGYAEPDEYAALLDYVIKNTPNSDKAIFSVHCHNDLGLAVANTLAAFKVGVRQAEVTLCGIGERAGNASLEEVVMNLHVRHDHFGLTHKIVTEQIYPSCRLLSMTIGQPIPNNKAIVGANAFAHESGIHQDGMLKNRETYEIMTPQSVGRTESSLVIGKHSGRNAVRSKFESMGYTLDDAQLNVVFEAVKKLADRKKTLLDDDLMALVQEEIYRMPDRFRLRHVSVQSSDAGGVPPTAAVLMDVDGLERSSAGFGVGPVDALFNVIADLVGRQPDLEQYAINAVTGGTDAQGEVTVRLRDGDISAVGRGTHPDIFVASARAYVNALNHLFKKEQEGPRLHCQHD; this is translated from the coding sequence ATGAACAACCGCGTATATTTTTTCGACACCACCTTGCGCGACGGGGAGCAATCCCCCGGCGCCACCATGAACCTGCAGGAAAAATTGCGCCTGGCCCACCAGTTGGAAGTCCTGGGCGTGGACGTAATGGAAGCGGGGTTTCCGGCCTCCAGCCCCGGCGACTTTGCCTCCGTGCAACGCATCGCCGCCCAGGCCGGGGACATTCAGGTGGCGGGCCTGGCCCGCTGCGTGGCCAATGACATTGACCGCTGCTGGGAAGCCGTGAAGGTGGCCCGCCATCCGCGCATCCATGTCTTTTTGTCCACCTCGCCCCTGCACATGCGCTACAAGCTGCGCAAAGACCCTGAAGACGTGCTGCGCATGGCCGTGGAAGGCGTCAAACGCTGCGCCGCCCTCACGGACAATGTGGAATTTTCCTGCGAGGACTTTTCCCGCTCCGAGGGCGAGTTTGTCTGCCGGGTGGTGGAGGCCGTCATCAACGCCGGGGCCACCACCATCAATCTGCCCGATACCGTGGGCTACGCCGAACCGGACGAATACGCCGCCCTGCTCGACTATGTGATCAAAAATACGCCCAACAGCGATAAAGCCATCTTCAGCGTGCACTGCCACAACGACCTGGGCCTGGCCGTGGCCAACACCCTGGCCGCTTTTAAGGTGGGCGTGCGCCAGGCGGAGGTAACCCTCTGCGGCATCGGCGAGCGCGCGGGCAACGCCTCGCTGGAAGAAGTGGTCATGAACTTGCATGTGCGGCACGACCACTTCGGCCTTACCCACAAAATCGTCACCGAGCAGATCTACCCCTCCTGCAGGCTGCTCTCCATGACCATCGGCCAGCCCATCCCCAACAACAAAGCCATTGTGGGGGCCAACGCCTTTGCGCACGAATCGGGCATCCACCAGGACGGCATGCTCAAAAACCGCGAAACGTATGAGATCATGACCCCGCAGTCCGTGGGCCGCACTGAAAGCAGCCTGGTCATCGGCAAGCATTCGGGCCGCAACGCCGTGCGCAGCAAGTTTGAGAGCATGGGCTACACCCTGGACGACGCCCAGCTCAACGTTGTTTTTGAAGCGGTGAAAAAACTGGCCGACCGCAAAAAAACCCTCCTCGACGACGACCTCATGGCCCTGGTGCAGGAAGAAATCTACCGCATGCCGGACCGCTTCCGCCTGCGCCATGTGAGCGTGCAGAGCTCCGACGCGGGCGGCGTGCCGCCCACGGCCGCAGTGCTCATGGATGTGGACGGCCTGGAGCGCAGCAGCGCGGGCTTCGGCGTGGGCCCCGTGGACGCGCTGTTTAACGTCATCGCCGATCTGGTGGGCCGCCAGCCGGATCTGGAGCAATACGCCATCAACGCCGTTACGGGCGGCACCGACGCCCAGGGCGAAGTGACCGTGCGCCTGCGCGACGGCGACATCAGCGCCGTGGGCCGCGGCACGCATCCGGATATTTTTGTGGCCAGCGCCAGGGCGTATGTGAACGCCCTGAACCACCTCTTCAAAAAGGAACAGGAAGGACCGCGTCTGCACTGTCAGCACGACTGA
- the pssA gene encoding CDP-diacylglycerol--serine O-phosphatidyltransferase, translating to MAVERRKPRKGVYLLPNMITTLSMFLGFLSMVWAGQGRFESACFAILLSAVMDGLDGKVARLTNTASEFGVQYDSLSDLVAFGLAPAMLLWHWQLSALGRVGVAAAFIYAACGALRLARFNISTAAVGKRFFIGLPIPAAGCTLVTFVFFAALFPGALRPALPYLALALSVFTGVLMVSRTRYFSFKEYDFLRLHPIRAMLGFLLVLGTVISAPRIMGFTLSAAYIAGGLVYTMVILPRRNRQLLRALSPQSD from the coding sequence ATGGCCGTGGAACGCAGAAAACCGCGCAAAGGAGTTTACCTCCTGCCCAACATGATCACCACACTGAGCATGTTTCTGGGCTTTCTGTCCATGGTCTGGGCTGGGCAGGGCCGGTTTGAGTCGGCCTGCTTCGCCATATTGCTCTCCGCCGTCATGGACGGTCTGGACGGCAAGGTGGCCCGGCTTACCAACACGGCCAGCGAATTCGGCGTGCAGTACGATTCCCTCTCCGACCTGGTTGCTTTTGGTCTGGCCCCGGCCATGCTGCTCTGGCACTGGCAACTCTCGGCTCTGGGCCGGGTGGGCGTGGCCGCCGCCTTTATTTATGCCGCCTGCGGGGCCCTGCGCCTGGCGCGCTTCAACATCAGCACCGCCGCGGTGGGCAAGCGCTTCTTTATCGGTCTGCCCATCCCGGCCGCCGGCTGCACCCTGGTGACCTTCGTCTTTTTCGCCGCTCTGTTCCCAGGGGCCCTGCGCCCCGCCCTGCCCTACCTGGCCCTGGCGCTGAGCGTCTTCACAGGCGTACTGATGGTCAGCAGGACGCGCTATTTCTCCTTCAAGGAATACGATTTCCTGCGCCTGCACCCCATTCGCGCCATGCTGGGCTTTTTGCTGGTGCTGGGCACAGTGATTTCCGCCCCGCGGATCATGGGCTTCACCCTCAGCGCCGCTTATATTGCCGGGGGCCTGGTTTATACCATGGTCATTCTTCCCCGCCGCAACCGCCAGCTACTACGCGCCCTATCGCCCCAGAGCGATTGA